From the genome of Sphingobacterium kitahiroshimense, one region includes:
- a CDS encoding flagellar motor protein MotB has translation MKYPLIICALLALATLGSSCTSNKKFAALQASYTQLQQSNQDLSSRLQASESDLNGSKIRIKSLDEQIASEKANVAALQTALNNCLNSSTQGNANVSKLVDEINSSNKYIQQLVNSKNKSDSLNLVLTNNLTRSLSREEIRDVDIQVLKGVVYISLADNMLYKSGSYEISDKAGETLAKIAKIITDYNSYDVLIEGNTDNVPISMPNIRNNWDLSTLRASSVVMALQNNYGVDPKRLTAAGRGEYNTIAPNDNEAGKARNRRTQIIITPKLDQFMELIGKAPETSLD, from the coding sequence ATGAAATATCCGTTAATTATTTGCGCTCTCCTAGCGCTGGCAACTTTAGGATCAAGTTGTACCAGTAATAAAAAATTTGCCGCACTACAAGCAAGTTACACCCAACTACAACAAAGTAATCAAGACCTAAGTAGCCGCTTACAGGCATCTGAAAGTGATTTAAACGGTTCAAAAATCAGAATTAAGAGTCTAGATGAGCAGATTGCTTCCGAAAAAGCAAATGTTGCTGCTTTACAGACAGCGTTAAACAACTGTCTAAATTCCAGCACGCAGGGAAATGCAAATGTTTCGAAACTTGTCGATGAGATTAATTCATCCAACAAATACATCCAGCAGCTTGTCAATAGCAAAAACAAAAGCGATTCACTTAATTTAGTGTTGACCAACAATCTGACACGCTCCCTAAGCAGAGAAGAAATCAGAGATGTTGATATCCAGGTATTAAAAGGAGTCGTCTATATATCCCTTGCTGATAATATGCTGTACAAATCTGGAAGCTATGAGATCTCAGACAAAGCAGGTGAAACATTAGCGAAGATTGCTAAGATTATCACCGATTACAACAGTTACGATGTATTGATTGAAGGTAACACCGATAATGTGCCTATCAGCATGCCTAATATCCGCAACAACTGGGATTTAAGTACGTTAAGAGCTTCATCCGTGGTGATGGCTTTGCAGAACAATTATGGAGTAGATCCGAAACGTTTAACCGCAGCGGGACGTGGCGAATATAATACCATCGCACCTAACGATAACGAAGCTGGAAAAGCAAGAAACAGAAGAACACAGATCATCATTACCCCTAAGTTAGATCAGTTTATGGAACTTATCGGTAAAGCCCCAGAAACAAGTCTGGACTAA
- a CDS encoding nuclear transport factor 2 family protein encodes MTKLFILLLAIVGLNVNIHAHIDLNVSIQTQHKILFVTSNQDFYGNTKISTSNHFGEIIHPYDVFIKAGYQVDFISPKGGAIPLGYLNTSDSLQKKYLYDALFMDKLEHTLKPTEIVADNYTAIFYSGGGAAMFGVAENQTIQQIARDIYNKNGVISTLCHGTAGIAYLKDHNGKSLYAGKKITGFPDKFEDTEMDYYKAFPFSIDQAIQKNEGNFVYSDKAGDGFYIVDGRFVTGQDPSSATLVANEVVKILNKNIKSTTPVMQTDSEQVTATLLHYLEGTANGQPERLRKAFHPNFNLYTVAKDSLWTRSGQEYISNIKVGEKVNRIGKIISIDIEKDAAIAKAEIVIPNVRRFTDYFLLLKYKGTWKIIHKSYSWIDLPPTESK; translated from the coding sequence ATGACAAAACTATTCATATTGCTACTTGCTATTGTAGGTTTGAATGTAAACATTCACGCGCATATAGATTTGAATGTCAGTATTCAAACACAACATAAAATCTTGTTTGTTACCTCAAATCAGGATTTTTACGGAAATACCAAGATCAGTACGTCCAACCATTTCGGTGAAATTATTCATCCCTACGATGTTTTTATAAAAGCGGGTTATCAAGTTGATTTCATCAGTCCCAAAGGTGGCGCAATCCCTCTAGGTTACCTCAACACTTCCGATAGTCTCCAGAAGAAGTACCTGTATGATGCGTTGTTTATGGATAAATTGGAACATACATTGAAACCAACCGAAATAGTAGCAGATAATTACACCGCCATTTTTTACAGTGGTGGTGGCGCTGCCATGTTCGGAGTAGCGGAAAACCAGACCATTCAGCAGATCGCTAGAGACATTTATAATAAGAATGGCGTTATTTCCACCCTCTGTCACGGAACAGCCGGTATAGCTTACTTGAAGGACCATAACGGTAAATCGCTTTATGCAGGAAAAAAAATTACCGGCTTCCCCGACAAATTTGAAGATACCGAGATGGATTATTACAAAGCATTCCCGTTTTCAATAGACCAGGCGATTCAAAAAAATGAGGGCAATTTTGTTTATTCCGACAAGGCTGGAGATGGCTTTTATATAGTCGATGGCAGATTTGTAACAGGTCAAGATCCAAGTTCAGCGACGTTAGTGGCTAATGAAGTGGTGAAAATTTTAAACAAAAATATAAAAAGTACCACTCCTGTTATGCAAACCGATTCAGAGCAAGTAACAGCAACACTTCTGCATTACCTAGAGGGAACAGCAAACGGACAACCAGAAAGGCTTCGCAAAGCCTTTCATCCCAATTTTAATCTATACACCGTAGCAAAAGATTCTTTATGGACACGCTCCGGTCAAGAATACATCTCAAACATAAAAGTTGGAGAAAAAGTAAATAGAATCGGGAAAATTATCTCCATTGACATTGAAAAGGATGCCGCCATTGCCAAAGCTGAAATTGTAATTCCCAATGTGCGCAGGTTTACCGATTATTTCTTACTCCTAAAATATAAGGGTACCTGGAAAATAATTCATAAAAGCTATTCGTGGATAGATTTACCCCCAACGGAAAGCAAGTAA
- a CDS encoding nuclear transport factor 2 family protein, translated as MRKVLLFIGLILLMLQVNAQTDEATNDWHLVQKTLNLYLDGMGTSDSIKVSKSFHDSWQLKYFEDDKINIIKKPKYLERFDSAPHAKSAKWSGRIVFIDITNTVAVAKVEISTTKLLFTDYFNLMKTSDGWYIVDKISTRSPHRTLETPTAPAK; from the coding sequence ATGAGAAAAGTACTATTATTTATCGGGCTAATTCTGTTGATGCTACAGGTTAACGCCCAAACTGATGAAGCCACTAACGATTGGCATTTGGTTCAAAAAACCCTAAATCTCTACTTAGACGGAATGGGCACGAGCGATTCCATCAAGGTTTCCAAATCTTTTCACGATTCTTGGCAATTGAAATATTTTGAGGATGACAAGATAAATATCATCAAAAAACCAAAATATTTGGAACGTTTTGACAGTGCTCCCCATGCAAAATCGGCTAAATGGTCAGGACGTATTGTTTTTATTGATATCACCAACACTGTTGCCGTCGCAAAAGTGGAAATCAGCACAACAAAATTGCTGTTTACCGATTACTTTAATCTCATGAAGACCAGTGACGGCTGGTATATTGTCGATAAAATTTCGACCAGAAGTCCGCACAGAACCTTAGAAACCCCAACTGCTCCAGCAAAATAA
- a CDS encoding helix-turn-helix domain-containing protein — translation MTEPNQLLFFFSALGAFNGLLLSLYVAINTKKKVFANYFLAFLLLVLSIRIIKSVFFYFNPELSNIFIQIGLSACILIGPFLFLYLKSFSTNKNSSWVVHILPFIVGITILGIAYPYTEHRGVWSRWIVLGIYLQWLVYMIASFKYLIPILMKIKAKEKLMDFEVWLLSIYTGVAIIWFAYKFGAYASYIVGSLSFSFVFYLILLLIIFRNSRETTFFQEKEKYKNKEIDTETLDLMHQKLAIIVDQELFLDPNFTLETAAKELKVTKHLLSQYINETLGKSFSNLIKEYRIEKAKQLLEKESNYTIESLGYDSGFSSKSTFFTAFKKITGSTPAEYQKSQSK, via the coding sequence ATGACAGAGCCTAATCAATTGCTTTTCTTTTTTAGTGCATTAGGTGCTTTCAACGGTTTGCTACTTTCTCTTTATGTTGCGATCAATACAAAGAAAAAGGTTTTTGCCAACTATTTTTTAGCTTTCTTGTTACTGGTGCTAAGTATCCGGATTATCAAATCCGTCTTTTTCTATTTTAATCCTGAATTATCCAATATTTTTATTCAGATCGGCCTTTCCGCGTGCATTTTGATCGGCCCGTTCCTGTTTTTGTATCTTAAATCTTTTTCCACCAACAAAAATTCCAGTTGGGTCGTTCATATCCTGCCGTTTATCGTGGGCATTACAATTTTAGGAATTGCCTATCCCTACACCGAACATCGAGGCGTCTGGAGCCGCTGGATTGTCCTGGGAATTTACCTGCAATGGCTGGTTTATATGATCGCATCATTTAAATACCTGATACCGATTTTAATGAAAATAAAGGCAAAAGAAAAATTAATGGATTTCGAGGTTTGGTTGCTCAGTATTTATACAGGTGTTGCCATTATTTGGTTTGCTTACAAATTTGGTGCTTACGCCTCTTATATTGTGGGGTCATTGTCTTTTTCTTTTGTTTTCTACTTAATTCTGTTACTTATCATTTTTAGAAATAGCCGGGAAACTACTTTTTTCCAGGAAAAAGAAAAATACAAAAACAAAGAAATTGATACCGAAACATTAGATCTCATGCATCAGAAACTCGCTATCATCGTTGATCAGGAATTGTTCCTGGACCCCAATTTCACCCTTGAGACCGCAGCAAAAGAACTAAAAGTGACAAAGCATCTATTGTCGCAGTATATCAATGAAACCTTGGGAAAATCCTTTTCCAACCTGATCAAAGAATATCGGATTGAAAAAGCAAAACAATTATTGGAAAAAGAAAGCAATTACACCATCGAAAGTTTAGGTTATGACAGTGGCTTTAGCTCGAAGTCAACTTTCTTCACCGCATTTAAAAAAATCACCGGCTCCACTCCTGCTGAATATCAAAAATCACAGTCCAAATAA
- a CDS encoding MFS transporter, giving the protein MKTSIYVLALGAFGIITTEFGIVGILPTISRQFAVSIDTAGWLLSAFAITVAVSSPFITSFTTKINRKLLLCLVMSIFVFSNLISAFSTNFTMLMVARILPAILHPLFWNIAIAIAFKEKGAKGVSTVMLGLSLATVLGIPLTTYAVDLFQNWQASFFLSSAISLIAFIGLLLFIPSMPADQAISTKNQVEVLKSPLLWLNLISTIATLAAMFASYTYLTAYLEEITKMDGAQISMMLLLFGGMGTLGNWLMGLALNRNVLLTARLFLILLVTVQILAYYFGGHYIPMVIIVSLWGMIHTGGFLVSNIRTTQSVPHHALEFVNSLLTSSFNIGISLGAFLGGIVSIHFGVHHVLWVSILLLSVTFILSFVSFPKKISENEEENQLDRAASACVHS; this is encoded by the coding sequence ATGAAAACATCAATTTACGTCTTAGCACTTGGCGCTTTTGGCATTATAACCACAGAATTTGGGATCGTCGGCATCCTACCGACCATCAGTCGGCAATTTGCCGTATCCATCGATACGGCAGGTTGGCTGTTGAGTGCCTTTGCGATCACCGTCGCCGTTTCCTCCCCTTTTATCACCTCATTTACGACCAAGATAAACCGAAAGCTATTGCTCTGTCTGGTCATGAGTATCTTTGTTTTTTCAAATTTAATTTCTGCCTTTTCGACCAACTTCACGATGCTGATGGTCGCCCGTATCTTACCTGCGATCCTGCATCCGCTATTCTGGAATATCGCCATCGCCATTGCATTTAAGGAAAAGGGTGCAAAGGGCGTTTCCACCGTTATGCTGGGGTTAAGCTTAGCGACGGTACTGGGTATTCCCCTGACCACCTATGCCGTAGATCTGTTCCAGAACTGGCAGGCTTCCTTTTTCCTCAGTAGCGCGATCAGTTTAATCGCCTTTATCGGTCTATTGCTCTTTATTCCTTCTATGCCGGCCGATCAGGCGATATCGACCAAAAATCAGGTCGAAGTGTTGAAAAGCCCGCTTCTGTGGCTCAATCTTATTTCGACCATAGCCACTTTAGCGGCCATGTTTGCGAGTTATACCTACCTGACCGCCTATCTGGAAGAGATTACCAAGATGGACGGTGCGCAGATCAGTATGATGCTGCTCCTTTTCGGTGGCATGGGAACATTAGGAAACTGGCTCATGGGACTGGCCCTGAACCGCAATGTACTCTTAACAGCCAGGCTGTTTTTAATACTCTTAGTGACGGTACAGATCCTGGCATACTATTTTGGCGGACATTATATTCCGATGGTCATCATCGTATCCCTTTGGGGAATGATCCATACCGGTGGGTTTTTGGTGTCCAATATCCGCACCACGCAATCTGTTCCCCATCATGCCTTAGAATTTGTGAACAGCTTACTGACTTCCTCTTTTAATATCGGAATTTCCTTAGGGGCATTTCTAGGCGGAATAGTCAGTATACATTTTGGTGTTCATCATGTATTATGGGTGAGTATCCTGTTGCTATCGGTGACGTTTATCCTAAGTTTTGTAAGCTTTCCGAAGAAGATTTCAGAAAACGAAGAAGAAAACCAATTGGACAGAGCTGCATCAGCCTGCGTACATAGCTAA
- a CDS encoding AraC family transcriptional regulator, with amino-acid sequence MKRENIDELVKVEYHQGASCPLRDMHFSFFQIVYVISGKGFLNINNNMASYSKGSLILLTPNDQHHLEILESTDLLLVKFSERYVKNYPWNSINSMECLLYGASFLSGCILQNKPDVVLVNSIVESLLHGIHHPDLYQDELTLNYVNALIVIAARNISKMRAEQITSNSDKRVIQIIDYIQGNIHDPALLKVAVIAKKFGFSETYLGSYFKNQSGETIQQYILNYKMRLIEHRVLFSDMRVNEIVTEFGFSDESHLNKFFKKRHQMSLSEFKKTKGNKVAV; translated from the coding sequence ATGAAACGTGAGAACATCGATGAATTGGTCAAGGTAGAATATCATCAGGGTGCTAGCTGTCCATTACGGGATATGCATTTTTCCTTTTTTCAGATTGTGTATGTTATTTCCGGAAAAGGATTTCTGAACATCAACAACAATATGGCTTCTTACAGTAAAGGCAGTCTGATTCTCCTGACACCAAATGATCAGCATCATCTGGAAATCTTGGAAAGTACGGATCTGTTGCTTGTGAAGTTCAGTGAACGTTATGTGAAAAACTACCCTTGGAACAGCATTAATTCCATGGAATGCCTGCTGTATGGCGCTTCTTTTTTGTCGGGCTGTATTTTACAGAATAAGCCTGATGTTGTTTTGGTCAATTCGATTGTGGAGTCACTGCTTCATGGTATCCACCATCCGGATCTGTATCAGGATGAGCTGACGTTGAATTACGTGAATGCTTTGATTGTCATCGCAGCACGAAATATTTCCAAGATGCGAGCGGAGCAGATTACCTCCAATTCGGATAAAAGGGTCATTCAGATTATTGATTATATTCAAGGCAACATCCATGATCCCGCATTATTGAAAGTTGCTGTGATCGCGAAGAAATTCGGTTTTTCAGAAACCTATCTGGGCAGTTACTTTAAAAATCAGTCCGGAGAAACGATTCAGCAGTACATTTTGAATTATAAAATGCGCTTGATTGAACACCGGGTGCTGTTCAGTGATATGCGTGTCAATGAAATCGTCACGGAGTTTGGTTTTTCAGATGAAAGCCATCTGAATAAGTTTTTCAAAAAACGGCATCAGATGAGCTTATCAGAATTTAAAAAGACGAAGGGTAATAAGGTTGCGGTTTAA
- a CDS encoding OmpA family protein — protein MKRTALLLALSTMMISCNQKTKENQHSGDGGEQKEQVSTVDQANNDANESFNIEKVSYSNADLGDFPFFTLPEGLIEQNKPLQKKFDVCFFPVNGIMTPFEGKLYKVNVAAKQGEEYAQRYFEKSMADYMTTIGAVKIFDGEITKEEYERYNKKDPNKGDEGDIGYEGENIKFYVVRTKDKGNIYIQFSSNNAAGKLNILQEDAFKQTITKVTADEISKDLSEKGKSILYINFDVDKANVSADGKDLVNEIAKALKNNTGLKIAIEGHTDNTGDATHNKKLSNDRAHAVLSLLTMQGIDKSRLSATGFGAERPLVANDSEANKAKNRRVELVKVN, from the coding sequence ATGAAAAGAACAGCACTTTTATTAGCTTTAAGCACCATGATGATTTCATGCAATCAAAAAACGAAAGAAAATCAACATAGCGGAGACGGCGGGGAACAGAAAGAGCAGGTCTCAACCGTTGATCAGGCAAATAATGATGCAAATGAAAGTTTCAATATCGAGAAAGTATCCTATTCAAATGCTGATTTGGGTGATTTCCCATTTTTCACCTTACCTGAAGGGTTGATTGAACAGAATAAGCCCTTACAAAAAAAGTTTGATGTTTGTTTTTTTCCGGTTAATGGCATTATGACACCATTTGAAGGTAAATTATATAAAGTTAATGTTGCCGCAAAACAGGGGGAGGAATATGCGCAGCGGTATTTTGAAAAAAGTATGGCGGACTATATGACTACTATTGGTGCTGTTAAGATATTTGATGGTGAAATTACTAAAGAGGAATATGAACGCTATAACAAAAAAGATCCAAATAAAGGTGATGAGGGCGATATCGGCTATGAGGGTGAAAATATTAAGTTTTATGTTGTTCGTACAAAAGATAAGGGAAATATCTACATTCAGTTTTCTTCAAATAATGCAGCCGGAAAGCTCAATATTCTTCAAGAGGATGCTTTTAAGCAGACAATAACAAAGGTCACGGCAGACGAGATTTCGAAAGACTTATCTGAAAAGGGCAAATCGATCTTATACATTAACTTTGATGTTGATAAAGCGAATGTTTCTGCTGATGGTAAGGATTTAGTGAATGAAATTGCTAAAGCATTAAAAAATAATACAGGTTTAAAAATTGCGATTGAAGGACATACTGATAATACGGGTGATGCCACGCACAACAAAAAACTTTCAAACGATCGTGCCCATGCGGTATTGAGCCTGTTGACAATGCAAGGAATTGATAAATCGAGATTGTCAGCAACAGGTTTCGGAGCAGAACGACCTTTGGTAGCAAATGATTCGGAAGCTAATAAAGCTAAAAACCGGCGTGTGGAGTTAGTCAAAGTAAACTAA
- a CDS encoding metallophosphoesterase family protein, with protein sequence MADIHVRVSDKGLLRGIFEELNEKADVLAICGDLTDTGDEEEAVVLGEELKALRIPVVGVLGNHDYEKGRQKIIKQILTEHHMTILDGESIVLADVAFAGVKGFGGGFDQYMLSIFGEDMMKQFVHEAVNESLQLDRALTRLEQECPHLPKAVLLHYAPIKDTVVGEPEQLFPFLGSSHLAEPLTRRQVSIAFHGHAHGGTLSGHTTSEIPIYNVALPVLKREKEGQSYLIVEV encoded by the coding sequence ATGGCGGATATACATGTTCGTGTTTCAGACAAAGGATTGCTCAGGGGCATATTTGAAGAATTAAATGAAAAAGCTGATGTACTGGCGATATGCGGTGATCTGACGGATACCGGAGATGAAGAGGAAGCTGTTGTACTGGGTGAAGAGTTAAAAGCATTACGCATACCTGTTGTCGGCGTTTTAGGCAATCATGATTACGAAAAAGGCAGACAGAAAATCATCAAGCAAATTCTGACTGAACATCATATGACTATTTTAGATGGCGAATCTATTGTCTTAGCCGATGTTGCATTTGCAGGAGTAAAAGGATTTGGAGGTGGATTTGATCAGTATATGCTATCTATTTTCGGGGAAGATATGATGAAGCAATTTGTGCATGAGGCCGTCAATGAATCTTTGCAGCTTGACCGCGCATTGACCCGTCTAGAACAAGAATGTCCTCATCTGCCTAAAGCCGTACTCCTACACTATGCACCGATAAAAGATACCGTTGTAGGTGAACCCGAGCAGCTGTTCCCTTTTCTTGGCTCATCACACCTGGCAGAACCCTTGACCAGAAGACAGGTGTCGATTGCCTTTCATGGTCATGCACATGGCGGCACACTCAGCGGTCATACCACAAGTGAAATCCCCATATACAATGTCGCTCTTCCGGTATTAAAACGGGAGAAAGAGGGTCAGTCCTATTTAATTGTAGAAGTTTAA
- a CDS encoding nucleotidyltransferase, giving the protein MLTTDKEKRESGDFYKDALLLLQECECQFMLGGAFAMFHYTGIFRDTKDLDIFCKSSEYPKILKHFAEKGYQTELTDVRWLAKVFHGDYFIDIIFDTVNNICTVDDSWYERAPSGHFADVPVKFIPVEELLWCKIYVQNRERHDSADINHILLKYGKNVDWELLLKRLDPHWHLLLAQLLIFQFVYPSDYREIIPQWLFDELMRRAAEQYDLPSPVEKVCRGPLIDQTQYEVDVKEWNYKSYTITTI; this is encoded by the coding sequence ATGCTCACAACGGACAAAGAAAAACGGGAATCAGGAGATTTTTATAAAGACGCACTACTCCTCTTACAGGAGTGTGAGTGTCAGTTTATGTTAGGCGGTGCTTTTGCCATGTTCCACTATACGGGCATCTTTAGAGACACCAAAGATTTGGATATCTTCTGCAAGAGCAGTGAATATCCTAAAATTCTGAAACACTTTGCCGAAAAGGGTTATCAAACCGAGCTGACGGATGTAAGATGGCTTGCAAAAGTCTTCCACGGGGATTATTTTATCGATATTATATTCGATACCGTAAACAATATCTGTACAGTAGACGACAGTTGGTATGAGCGGGCACCAAGCGGACATTTTGCAGATGTACCTGTCAAATTTATTCCCGTAGAGGAACTCCTTTGGTGTAAAATTTATGTGCAGAACCGAGAGCGTCACGATAGTGCAGACATCAACCATATTCTGTTGAAATATGGAAAAAATGTAGATTGGGAATTACTGCTGAAACGCTTAGACCCACACTGGCACCTACTGTTGGCACAATTGCTTATTTTCCAGTTTGTCTATCCTTCAGACTATAGGGAGATCATTCCGCAATGGTTATTTGACGAACTGATGAGAAGAGCTGCAGAGCAATATGACCTTCCCTCTCCCGTCGAAAAGGTATGTCGGGGTCCGCTCATCGACCAAACCCAATATGAGGTAGATGTAAAAGAATGGAATTACAAATCATACACGATAACGACAATATAA
- a CDS encoding RidA family protein, producing MEKKIINPWTWQDARSYVQAVEVKHVESTLYVSGQTAIDEHGISSDEHMRVQLQKTLENLEKVIREADFQLKNIVRLNIYTTDSAALFENFDLFQEWINRNQIKQTSTVLEVQQLFETLKVELEATVVK from the coding sequence ATGGAAAAAAAGATCATTAATCCATGGACTTGGCAAGATGCCCGAAGCTATGTCCAGGCAGTAGAAGTGAAACATGTTGAAAGCACCTTGTATGTATCCGGCCAGACAGCGATCGACGAGCATGGAATTTCAAGTGATGAGCATATGCGCGTCCAACTGCAGAAGACATTGGAAAATCTTGAAAAAGTAATTCGTGAAGCTGATTTCCAACTCAAGAATATTGTCAGGCTCAATATCTACACAACAGACTCAGCGGCATTGTTTGAAAATTTTGATCTTTTCCAGGAATGGATCAATCGCAACCAAATCAAGCAAACAAGTACTGTACTTGAAGTACAGCAACTATTTGAAACCCTAAAAGTTGAATTAGAAGCTACGGTTGTTAAATAG
- a CDS encoding Crp/Fnr family transcriptional regulator, translated as MNAIKDKLRTHIEKIISLSDAEISSIFDHFTFQEFKKNELIIAEGQPVKHVYFVLSGLVKLSYNDSDAKEHLISFAMEDWWETDFVAFYSQSRATLSLKCIENTQMLCLTLENFEKLCTQMQKMEHFFLKKSIAGHIGSQQRILSFLTSSAKERYEQIIKNQPSLIQRIPKTLLASYLGVSRETLSRIL; from the coding sequence ATGAATGCTATAAAAGATAAACTGCGAACACATATTGAAAAAATCATCAGCCTCTCGGATGCTGAAATTTCATCAATATTCGATCATTTTACATTTCAAGAATTTAAGAAAAATGAACTGATCATAGCAGAAGGTCAGCCGGTTAAACATGTCTACTTTGTACTTTCAGGATTAGTAAAGCTCAGCTACAACGATAGCGATGCCAAGGAACATCTCATTTCTTTTGCAATGGAAGACTGGTGGGAAACAGATTTCGTAGCCTTTTATTCCCAGAGCCGCGCTACCTTATCGTTAAAATGCATTGAAAACACACAAATGCTTTGCCTTACCCTAGAAAATTTTGAGAAGCTATGTACGCAAATGCAAAAGATGGAGCACTTTTTCCTTAAAAAATCAATTGCTGGACATATTGGCTCGCAACAACGTATTTTATCATTTCTTACTTCCAGTGCAAAGGAAAGATACGAGCAGATCATTAAAAACCAGCCCTCTTTGATACAGCGAATTCCCAAAACATTGTTGGCATCCTATCTCGGCGTATCCCGCGAAACATTGAGCCGCATCTTATAA
- a CDS encoding SDR family NAD(P)-dependent oxidoreductase — translation MTHKIALVTGASRGLGKDSVLQLAKKGFDILFTYQTKREFADEVVKEIESIGQKAYALSLDISTTAGFDQFTTEVKNILDTQFSSAKLDALVNNAGIGINQSYETTTEEIVDLMTNIHFKGPYFLTQKLLPLLNDGSSIVNISSGLARFSSSGYSAYGAMKAAIDGLSRYQALELGHRKIRVNSLAPGAIETDFDGGVVRDMSDVNKYLASEAALGRVGLPDDIGSVVAFLCSDDSKWINAQRIEVSGGYRI, via the coding sequence ATGACACATAAAATAGCATTAGTAACGGGTGCAAGCCGTGGATTGGGTAAAGATTCGGTTTTGCAACTTGCAAAAAAAGGTTTCGATATTCTCTTTACTTATCAAACCAAAAGAGAATTTGCCGATGAGGTGGTAAAAGAAATTGAAAGTATCGGACAAAAAGCATATGCATTATCACTTGATATCTCAACAACGGCAGGTTTCGATCAATTCACAACAGAAGTGAAAAACATCTTGGACACACAATTTTCTTCCGCAAAACTGGATGCACTCGTAAACAACGCAGGTATAGGGATCAACCAGAGCTATGAAACGACGACAGAAGAAATCGTCGATCTCATGACAAATATCCATTTCAAAGGTCCATATTTCTTAACGCAGAAACTATTACCCTTACTAAATGACGGTAGCAGTATTGTGAATATTTCTTCAGGTTTGGCAAGATTTTCATCTTCAGGGTACTCTGCTTATGGCGCTATGAAAGCAGCGATTGATGGTTTATCAAGATACCAAGCTTTAGAACTGGGACATAGAAAAATAAGAGTCAACTCTCTTGCTCCAGGTGCCATTGAAACAGATTTTGATGGCGGTGTTGTTCGTGACATGTCAGACGTAAATAAATACTTAGCTTCCGAAGCAGCTCTAGGAAGAGTAGGTTTACCGGATGATATTGGAAGTGTGGTCGCATTCCTTTGTTCCGATGATTCCAAATGGATAAATGCGCAAAGAATCGAAGTTTCAGGAGGATATAGAATTTAA